The following are encoded in a window of Castanea sativa cultivar Marrone di Chiusa Pesio chromosome 5, ASM4071231v1 genomic DNA:
- the LOC142637332 gene encoding zinc finger BED domain-containing protein RICESLEEPER 2-like has protein sequence MAVCNYCKKSYHADSKSCGTSNLLAHVTICRKNPNREDKGQKTLAFEPKNDGDEGFKLVSTTFSVEASRKALAEMIIIDELPFRCVEGYGFKKYVTTLQPKLRLKDIPSRQTVARDVIGIYNCEREKLRKSLKDCRVCLTTDTWTSIQNLNYMCLTCHFIDDAWKLHKRILNFCQVEDHKGETIGRKIEMSLREWGIDGIFTLTVDNASSNLTTIKFLQRVTKDWNETVLENEFMHMRCCAHILNLIVGEGLKEIDASVARVREAVRYVKSSPNRNQTFRNFMERLGMESKSLLCLDVPTRWNSTYLMLETAEKFEKVLLRMDFEDDGYSSYFRSKEDSGGLGSPCMSDFQNCRAFVTFLRIFYNATKKFSGSLYVTSNAFFDEIFVIQESISQLVKSQNTLLKNTATNMQTKFEKYWGEGDKINPLLYVAVILDPRKKLRFLKFSFSEIYGNEVGKVMVDKVKDLLMKLYTFYCSVNSPNVQEPSGSERTQMVGDASDPYVMVHSRYELFLEAEQSVGCSNEVEKYLAENCEGRRDVNFEVLGWWKDNWSRYPMLSKVAKDVLAVPVSTVASESAFSTGGRIVDPFRSSLSPLMVQNLVCAQNWLQATVPISHRQSKDEVEALEEEFHDLVLNQQSSSSASASTSSNLGSSLGKRPLTSIED, from the exons ATGGCTGTAtgtaattattgtaaaaaatcatatcatgctGATAGTAAGAGTTGTGGTACTAGTAATTTGTTAGCTCATGTGACAATCTGTCGTAAGAACCCTAATAGAGAAGATAAAGGGCAGAAAACCTTAGCTTTTGAACCCAAAAATGATGGAGATGAAGGGTTCAAACTTGTGTCAACAACTTTTTCTGTTGAGGCTTCTAGAAAGGCATTAGCtgaaatgattataattgaTGAGTTGCCTTTTAGGTGTGTTGAGGGGTATGGGTTTAAGAAATATGTAACTACCTTACAACCTAAGCTCCGTCTAAAGGATATTCCATCTCGTCAAACTGTGGCTAGAGATGTGATTGGGATTTAtaattgtgagagagagaagctaAGGAAATCCTTGAAGGATTGTAGGGTGTGTCTTACTACGGACACATGGACTTCtatacaaaatttgaattatatgtgTCTCACATGTCACTTTATTGATGATGCTTGGAAGTTACAtaagagaattttaaatttttgtcaagTTGAAGATCATAAGGGGGAGACTATAGGTAGAAAAATTGAGATGTCTTTGCGTGAGTGGGGTATTGATGGCATATTCACTTTGACAGTGGATAATGCTAGCTCTAATTTAACCACTATTAAATTTTTGCAAAGGGTGACAAAAGATTGGAATGAGACAGTTTTAGAAAATGAGTTCATGCACATGAGGTGTTGTGCCCACATCCTAAATCTCATTGTTGGTGAGGGTTTAAAAGAAATTGATGCGTCTGTTGCTAGGGTGCGGGAAGCTGTGAGATATGTTAAGTCCTCACCCAATAGAAATCAGACTTTTAGGAATTTTATGGAGAGGTTAGGTATGGAGTCCAAGAGTCTTCTTTGTCTAGATGTACCTACTAGATGGAACTCAACTTACCTTATGTTAGAAACTGCTGAAAAATTCGAGAAAGTATTACTTAGGATGGACTTTGAAGATGATGGTTATTCATCATACTTTAGGAGCAAGGAAGATAGTGGTGGTTTAGGATCTCCTTGTATGAGTGATTTCCAAAATTGTAGGGCATTTGTGACTTTCTTGAGGATTTTTTACAATGCAACAAAGAAGTTTTCTGGCTCTTTGTATGTTACCTCAAATGCTTTTTTTGACGAGATCTTTGTTATTCAGGAAAGTATTTCTCAGTTAGTTAAATCCCAAAACACCCTCTTGAAAAACACAGCCACAAACATGCAAACTAAATTTGAGAAGTATTGGGGGGAAGGTGATAAAATTAATCCTCTTTTGTATGTGGCTGTGATTCTTGATCCACGGAAAAAATTGAGGTtcttgaagttttctttttctgaaatttatgggAATGAAGTGGGGAAAGTGATGGTTGATAAGGTGAAAGATCTTTTGATGAAGTTGTATACTTTTTACTGCTCTGTTAATTCCCCAAATGTGCAAGAACCAAGTGGAAGTGAGAGGACCCAAATGGTAGGTGATGCTAGTGATCCATATGTGATGGTTCACTCTCGATATGAGCTTTTCTTAGAAGCTGAACAATCTGTAGGTTGTAGTAATGAGGTTGAAAAgtatttggctgaaaattgtGAGGGTAGAAGGGATGTGAATTTTGAGGTACTAGGGTGGTGGAAGGACAATTGGAGTAGGTACCCAATGTTGTCCAAAGTGGCGAAAGATGTGCTGGCTGTACCAGTTTCAACTGTTGCGTCTGAGTCAGCATTTAGCACCGGAGGTCGCATTGTTGATCCTTTTCgaagttctctctctcctctcatggTTCAAAACCTTGTATGTGCACAAAATTGGCTTCAAGCCACAGTACCAATTTCTCATCGCCAATCAAAGGATGAGGTTGAGGCATTAGAGGAGGAATTTCACGATTTAG ttttaaatcaacaatcatCATCAAGTGCATCAGCAAGTACCAGCTCCAACTTGGGTTCTAGCTTAGGCAAACGACCCTTAACTAGTATTGAAGATTGA